From the genome of Virgibacillus proomii, one region includes:
- a CDS encoding Tm-1-like ATP-binding domain-containing protein: MSKTIALAGTFDTKGKEFLFVKELIESLGFRTLTIHTGVFKPAFDPDISNEVIFQAAGENIKEIVEAEDRGKATLVLSKGMEIVLPQLYEQGKLDGILSFGGSGGTSIVTPGMRALPIGVPKIMVSTVASGNVAPYVGTSDIIMYPSIVDVAGLNRISTKIFTNAVFAIVGMLSFENKQRFDNKPLLAATMFGLTTPCINYAKAYVEKQGYEMLVFHATGVGGRTMESLIEAGFIEGVLDITTTEWADEIVGGVLGAGPHRLEAAVKHNVPQVVSVGAMDMVNFGPYETVPERFTGRKFYKHNPTVTLMRTNMEENKQIGEVLAEKLNMASGDTALILPLKGLSGLDVHGQPFYGPEEDQMLFDTLKKNIDRDKVQVIELEKAINDRAFAEAAAEKLIQLIEEKKGEN, translated from the coding sequence TTGAGTAAAACGATTGCTTTAGCAGGTACGTTCGATACGAAAGGAAAGGAATTTTTGTTTGTAAAAGAACTGATTGAGTCGTTAGGCTTTAGAACATTGACGATTCACACAGGAGTATTTAAACCGGCTTTTGATCCGGATATTTCCAATGAAGTTATTTTTCAAGCTGCTGGAGAAAATATAAAAGAAATTGTGGAAGCTGAAGATCGGGGAAAAGCGACGCTTGTTTTATCAAAAGGAATGGAAATTGTCTTACCACAGTTATATGAACAAGGGAAGCTTGATGGAATTCTTTCGTTTGGTGGCTCCGGTGGGACTTCAATAGTTACACCTGGAATGAGAGCATTACCAATTGGTGTTCCAAAAATAATGGTATCAACAGTTGCTTCAGGTAATGTAGCTCCTTATGTTGGAACGAGCGATATTATAATGTACCCATCGATTGTTGATGTAGCTGGATTAAATAGAATTTCCACCAAAATATTTACCAATGCTGTTTTCGCTATTGTTGGAATGTTGAGCTTTGAAAACAAACAGCGCTTTGATAACAAGCCTTTATTAGCTGCCACGATGTTTGGATTGACAACTCCATGTATCAACTACGCGAAAGCATATGTCGAAAAGCAAGGTTATGAAATGCTTGTATTTCATGCTACGGGAGTTGGTGGACGTACAATGGAAAGCTTAATTGAAGCAGGCTTTATTGAAGGTGTACTGGATATAACAACAACAGAATGGGCAGATGAAATAGTGGGGGGGGTACTTGGTGCTGGACCTCATCGCTTAGAAGCTGCAGTAAAACATAATGTCCCACAGGTTGTTTCAGTAGGAGCCATGGATATGGTGAACTTTGGACCTTATGAAACTGTGCCAGAACGATTTACCGGTCGAAAGTTTTATAAGCATAATCCAACTGTAACGTTAATGCGAACCAATATGGAAGAAAATAAACAAATAGGAGAAGTTCTTGCAGAGAAACTTAATATGGCCTCAGGAGATACAGCTTTAATCTTACCATTAAAAGGGCTATCTGGTCTTGATGTACATGGACAGCCGTTTTACGGACCGGAAGAGGATCAAATGCTATTCGATACGTTAAAAAAGAATATTGATCGAGATAAAGTTCAGGTGATTGAATTAGAAAAGGCGATCAATGATCGTGCGTTTGCAGAAGCAGCAGCAGAGAAGCTTATCCAATTAATAGAAGAGAAAAAAGGAGAAAATTAA
- a CDS encoding phosphoenolpyruvate hydrolase family protein — protein MLRSEILQRFKEQIKEGNILLGVGAGTGITAKSSEAGGADMLIVYNSGRYRMAGRGSLAGLLSYGDANQIVVEMGSEVLPVVKDTPVLAGVNGTDPFRVMDVFLKELKSQGFCGVQNFPTVGLIDGVFRQNLEETGMGYDLEVDMIKKAHELDMLTTPYVFNEEQAKKMAEAGADILVAHMGLTTKGSIGAKTALTLDDSVERIQKIVNAGREVNPDILAICHGGPIAEPQDAAYVIEKVDGIVGFFGASSIERFAAEKGIKEQSEAFKQIRL, from the coding sequence ATGTTAAGATCAGAAATTTTACAACGTTTTAAAGAACAAATTAAAGAAGGGAATATCTTATTAGGTGTAGGAGCAGGAACTGGTATTACCGCAAAAAGCAGTGAAGCCGGCGGAGCAGACATGTTAATTGTTTATAATTCGGGTCGCTATCGTATGGCAGGTCGTGGTTCATTAGCTGGGCTTCTCTCCTATGGAGATGCTAATCAAATTGTAGTTGAAATGGGAAGTGAAGTATTGCCAGTTGTCAAGGACACTCCAGTATTAGCTGGTGTAAACGGAACCGATCCATTTCGGGTTATGGATGTATTTTTAAAGGAGTTAAAATCTCAAGGATTTTGCGGGGTACAAAATTTCCCGACGGTTGGATTAATTGATGGCGTGTTTAGACAAAATTTAGAAGAAACTGGAATGGGCTATGATTTAGAAGTTGATATGATTAAAAAAGCCCATGAACTAGATATGTTAACTACTCCATATGTTTTTAATGAAGAACAAGCAAAGAAAATGGCGGAAGCAGGTGCAGATATACTGGTAGCACATATGGGGTTAACTACTAAAGGATCAATTGGTGCTAAAACAGCACTGACTCTTGATGACTCTGTAGAACGTATTCAGAAAATAGTTAACGCTGGTCGAGAGGTCAATCCAGATATTTTAGCTATTTGTCATGGTGGACCAATCGCTGAACCACAAGACGCTGCATATGTTATCGAAAAAGTAGATGGGATTGTCGGCTTTTTTGGTGCGTCAAGTATTGAACGATTTGCAGCGGAAAAAGGAATAAAAGAGCAATCCGAAGCCTTTAAACAAATCCGTTTATAA